A genomic segment from Chloroflexota bacterium encodes:
- the fliT gene encoding flagellar protein FliT, with protein MLGMLLARLRTIVQAQAEALLADDFDRLEVLIAQREPLVADLSSYGITDLSVLDRALAEQVAALDQQLLALVRESLDRTGQEMRDVERGRTALAEYRRRGQTLIRNLAYLGQHE; from the coding sequence ATGCTCGGGATGCTGCTGGCTCGCCTCCGCACGATCGTGCAGGCGCAGGCCGAGGCGCTCCTCGCGGATGACTTCGACCGTCTTGAAGTGCTCATCGCGCAGCGCGAGCCGCTCGTCGCGGACCTGAGCAGCTACGGCATCACAGACTTGAGCGTGCTGGACCGCGCCCTCGCGGAGCAGGTCGCGGCGCTCGATCAGCAGCTGCTGGCGCTCGTGCGGGAGAGCCTGGACCGGACCGGCCAGGAGATGCGCGACGTCGAGCGTGGCCGCACCGCCCTGGCGGAGTACCGCCGGCGGGGCCAGACGCTGATCCGGAACCTCGCGTACCTCGGCCAGCACGAGTAG
- the fliS gene encoding flagellar export chaperone FliS, with amino-acid sequence MPLNPYQQYRATKVETAGSVDLVVMLYQGAVRFTRLGMDGLSRQDNQAAHTNFVRAQDIIVELLGSLNHEAGGQIAGQLASIYDYCFRQLVTANIKKDPAPAREVVGILRDLGTAWQEIAAQQRAAQANAGAPARALPAKAR; translated from the coding sequence GTGCCCCTGAATCCGTACCAGCAGTACCGCGCGACGAAGGTGGAGACTGCCGGGTCTGTCGATCTGGTGGTGATGCTCTACCAGGGCGCGGTTCGGTTCACGCGCCTGGGGATGGACGGGCTGTCCCGCCAGGACAACCAGGCGGCGCACACGAACTTCGTCCGCGCGCAAGACATCATCGTCGAGCTGCTCGGCTCGCTCAACCACGAGGCTGGTGGGCAGATCGCAGGGCAGCTCGCCTCGATCTACGACTACTGCTTTCGACAGCTCGTCACCGCGAACATCAAGAAAGACCCGGCTCCCGCGCGTGAGGTCGTCGGCATCCTGCGGGATCTGGGCACGGCCTGGCAGGAGATTGCCGCGCAACAACGGGCCGCACAGGCGAACGCGGGAGCTCCTGCCCGCGCACTACCGGCAAAGGCACGTTGA